Proteins encoded by one window of Salmonirosea aquatica:
- the pyk gene encoding pyruvate kinase: MSSKKTKIVATVGPTSESKDQLLALAHAGVNVFRLNFSHGTHADHLERLNRIREINDEYGLNLCVLQDLQGPKIRIGNVAEKDGVLITSGHKLILTNVEVLGTAEKVSTPYDGMYNDVQIGDRILMDDGKLEVKVTGIDKSDVITEVVYGGYLKSKKGVNLPNTQVSMPSVTEKDYEDLEFGLEHDVEWIALSFVRRASDIQEVKDYIKSKGKDTRVVAKIEKPEAITNIDEIIAVTDGIMVARGDLGVELPAEEVPMIQKMIVEKCNKAGKPVIVATQMLESMIESPRPTRAEVNDVANSVLDGADAVMLSAETASGRYPVLAVENMTKTIEQVEKSGDIYFKYHAHVNEKPGADKLNDNVVMSACRLARDTNARAIIGITRSGYTAQRLSHHRPKANLLVFTSNRRLMTTLGLYWGTKAIFYEGEETSSTDDLIDDIKQFLVERGELASGDVFINTLSMPISRHRKTNALKLSVVE; this comes from the coding sequence ATGTCTTCCAAGAAAACCAAGATTGTTGCCACCGTTGGCCCTACTTCCGAAAGTAAAGATCAGTTGCTGGCCCTGGCCCATGCCGGAGTCAATGTGTTCCGCCTTAATTTCTCCCATGGTACCCACGCCGACCATCTCGAACGCCTGAACCGCATTCGGGAAATCAATGATGAGTATGGCCTGAATCTGTGCGTATTGCAGGATTTGCAGGGCCCCAAAATTCGTATTGGCAATGTGGCTGAAAAAGACGGGGTACTCATCACGTCGGGTCACAAGCTGATTCTGACGAATGTGGAAGTACTGGGTACGGCCGAAAAAGTGAGTACCCCTTACGACGGCATGTACAACGACGTGCAGATTGGCGACCGCATCCTGATGGATGATGGCAAGCTGGAAGTGAAAGTGACAGGCATCGATAAAAGCGATGTGATAACCGAGGTAGTATACGGCGGTTATCTCAAATCCAAGAAGGGGGTCAACCTACCCAACACGCAGGTATCGATGCCTTCCGTCACCGAGAAAGACTACGAAGATCTGGAATTCGGGCTGGAACACGATGTGGAGTGGATCGCGCTGTCGTTCGTGCGCCGGGCTTCGGACATTCAGGAGGTAAAGGATTATATCAAGTCCAAAGGCAAGGATACCCGTGTGGTGGCCAAAATCGAGAAGCCTGAGGCCATTACTAATATCGACGAAATTATCGCCGTTACGGACGGTATCATGGTAGCGCGCGGGGACCTGGGCGTGGAACTGCCCGCCGAAGAGGTACCTATGATCCAGAAAATGATTGTCGAGAAATGCAACAAGGCGGGCAAGCCGGTGATTGTGGCTACCCAGATGCTGGAAAGTATGATCGAAAGCCCGCGCCCGACCCGTGCGGAGGTCAACGACGTAGCCAACTCGGTGCTTGACGGTGCCGATGCAGTGATGCTCAGCGCCGAAACTGCCTCGGGCAGGTACCCTGTATTAGCCGTGGAGAACATGACCAAGACCATCGAGCAGGTGGAAAAAAGCGGCGACATCTACTTTAAGTACCACGCCCACGTGAACGAAAAACCTGGAGCAGATAAACTGAACGACAACGTGGTGATGAGTGCCTGCCGCCTGGCCCGGGACACCAACGCAAGAGCTATCATTGGCATTACGCGTTCGGGCTACACCGCCCAGCGTCTGTCGCACCACCGCCCCAAAGCCAACTTGCTGGTTTTTACATCCAACCGTCGCCTGATGACTACGCTGGGACTTTACTGGGGTACCAAGGCCATCTTTTACGAAGGTGAAGAAACATCCTCCACGGATGACCTGATCGACGACATCAAGCAATTCCTCGTCGAGCGCGGCGAACTGGCTTCCGGTGATGTGTTTATCAATACGCTGAGTATGCCCATCTCGCGTCACCGCAAAACCAACGCCCTGAAACTAAGCGTGGTGGAGTAG
- the priA gene encoding replication restart helicase PriA, which translates to MYVQNSLPFEEETTVFADLILPVPIPKLFTYRVSRAMNGLIKVGARVIVQFGKNRVITAVVGKLHNTPPTNYQAKYILELLDEEPLVMASQLELFRWMAEYYLCTIGEVMNVALPSGLKITSQSKVQYNPDFDYAELLTEEEVGLLEEIKKHQALSYEEVARLVEDTNVNAVIKSLVGKRAVILFEQVKEKYKPKIARKVRLTPAYASGAALNVLMKELEKQPKQQEVLLRYLSFVPVQNNPALNQKGLDKAVFTQEENSLSSSLNTLMKHGIFEPFEITVSRFADIPDTPTVEIKLSASQQGAVRQIQEHFQDKEVVLLHGITGSGKTEVYIHMIRQALESGTQVLFLLPEIALTTQIVVRLRKVFGDKMGIYHSKFSDNERVEVWKGIIEGKFQFVVGVRSAVFLPFTNLGLIIVDEEHETSYKQFDPAPRYHARDVAVVMAYMHHGKVLLGSATPSLESYYHAQQGRYGLVEMFERYGDAALPEFLLIDIKLEKKQRKMKNEFSSVLLDYMQYNLEHDEQTILFQNRRGYSPYIQCEECNWIAECNNCDVSLTYHMKVAELRCHYCGHKEQVPRTCPNCGSPKVKTMGFGTEKIEDELHLIYPNARVQRMDMDTTRAKNAYQQIIQDFENEQIDILVGTQMVSKGLDFGNVSVVGIFDADRMIHFPEFRASERAFQMLTQVSGRAGRRAGRPGKVLIQTHNPAQEILSWVIQNDYRRMYDTEISEREQYNYPPFTRLIKLIVKHTDRDTAQRAAAQLAEKLLAELGPSRVLGPEPPLVERVRNQFLFEILIKLEREKINFKAAKSFIQDKVTDILTDKTLKNINVVVDVDSM; encoded by the coding sequence ATGTACGTACAGAATTCCCTCCCTTTTGAAGAAGAAACCACGGTTTTTGCGGACCTGATCCTACCCGTTCCCATCCCGAAATTGTTTACCTATCGGGTTTCGCGGGCCATGAACGGTTTGATTAAGGTAGGAGCGCGGGTGATTGTGCAGTTTGGCAAAAACCGCGTCATTACCGCCGTAGTAGGTAAGCTACATAACACACCACCCACTAATTATCAGGCCAAGTACATCCTCGAACTCCTCGATGAAGAGCCGCTTGTGATGGCCAGCCAACTGGAACTGTTCCGCTGGATGGCCGAGTACTACCTATGTACCATTGGTGAAGTCATGAACGTGGCCCTACCGTCGGGCCTGAAAATCACCAGCCAATCCAAGGTACAGTATAATCCCGACTTCGATTACGCCGAACTGCTTACCGAAGAAGAGGTAGGTCTGCTGGAAGAAATAAAAAAGCATCAGGCCCTCTCTTACGAAGAAGTCGCCCGGCTGGTAGAGGATACCAACGTCAACGCGGTGATTAAGTCGTTGGTGGGCAAGCGGGCGGTCATCCTGTTTGAACAGGTCAAGGAAAAGTACAAGCCCAAGATCGCCCGCAAGGTGCGGCTCACTCCCGCCTACGCTTCAGGAGCGGCGCTGAATGTTCTGATGAAAGAACTGGAAAAACAGCCCAAACAGCAGGAGGTACTTTTAAGGTACCTCAGCTTCGTGCCTGTGCAGAACAATCCGGCTCTGAACCAGAAAGGACTGGATAAGGCGGTCTTCACCCAAGAGGAGAATTCGCTTTCATCCTCCCTAAATACGCTGATGAAGCACGGGATATTCGAGCCATTCGAAATTACCGTGTCGCGCTTTGCTGACATTCCCGATACGCCTACTGTAGAAATCAAACTGAGTGCAAGCCAGCAGGGAGCCGTGCGGCAGATTCAGGAGCATTTTCAGGACAAGGAGGTGGTGTTGCTGCACGGCATCACGGGCAGCGGCAAGACCGAGGTCTACATTCACATGATCCGGCAGGCCCTCGAAAGCGGCACGCAGGTACTGTTTCTATTACCTGAAATCGCCCTAACGACCCAGATCGTGGTGCGCCTGCGCAAGGTGTTTGGTGACAAGATGGGTATCTACCACTCCAAATTTTCGGACAATGAGCGGGTGGAAGTCTGGAAGGGCATCATCGAGGGGAAATTCCAGTTCGTGGTGGGCGTACGTTCGGCCGTGTTTCTGCCCTTTACCAATCTCGGCCTTATTATCGTGGACGAAGAGCACGAAACTTCCTACAAGCAATTCGATCCCGCGCCGCGCTATCATGCCCGCGATGTGGCCGTCGTGATGGCTTACATGCACCACGGCAAGGTACTGCTCGGCTCGGCTACCCCTTCGCTGGAAAGCTACTACCACGCCCAACAGGGGCGCTACGGGCTGGTGGAAATGTTTGAACGCTACGGCGATGCGGCCTTGCCGGAGTTTCTGCTGATCGATATAAAACTCGAGAAAAAGCAGCGTAAGATGAAGAATGAATTCTCGTCGGTGCTACTGGACTACATGCAGTATAATCTCGAACACGACGAACAGACGATCCTCTTCCAAAACCGACGTGGCTACTCGCCTTATATTCAATGCGAAGAGTGCAACTGGATCGCTGAATGTAACAATTGCGACGTCAGCCTGACCTACCACATGAAGGTGGCCGAATTGCGCTGCCATTACTGCGGGCACAAGGAGCAGGTACCCCGTACTTGTCCCAATTGCGGTTCGCCGAAGGTGAAGACGATGGGCTTCGGGACCGAAAAAATTGAGGATGAACTGCACCTAATTTATCCCAACGCCCGCGTGCAGCGCATGGATATGGACACGACCCGCGCCAAAAACGCCTATCAGCAAATTATTCAGGATTTTGAGAATGAGCAGATCGACATTCTGGTAGGTACCCAAATGGTGAGCAAGGGGCTGGATTTTGGTAATGTGAGCGTAGTAGGCATCTTCGACGCCGACCGCATGATCCATTTTCCGGAGTTTCGCGCTTCGGAGCGGGCGTTCCAGATGCTGACGCAGGTAAGCGGACGCGCGGGCCGCCGCGCCGGACGGCCCGGTAAGGTGCTGATCCAGACCCACAATCCTGCCCAGGAAATTCTGAGCTGGGTGATCCAGAACGATTACCGGCGGATGTACGATACTGAGATCAGCGAACGCGAGCAGTATAATTATCCGCCTTTCACGCGCCTCATCAAGCTGATTGTGAAGCATACCGACCGTGATACCGCGCAGCGGGCCGCCGCCCAACTGGCCGAAAAACTGCTGGCCGAACTCGGCCCCAGTCGGGTACTTGGGCCCGAGCCACCGCTGGTGGAGCGCGTCCGAAATCAGTTTTTGTTTGAGATTCTCATCAAACTTGAACGGGAAAAGATTAATTTTAAGGCCGCAAAGTCATTCATCCAGGACAAAGTCACCGATATTTTGACCGATAAAACCCTGAAAAATATCAATGTCGTGGTGGATGTAGACAGCATGTAA
- a CDS encoding DUF2281 domain-containing protein, giving the protein MYTAIKGIYENGKLTLLEPAPDVEKAEVLVTFLEETTHSFRKKKRTLGGLKSLGGSIPEDFNEPLDDLKDYV; this is encoded by the coding sequence ATGTATACGGCCATAAAAGGTATTTACGAAAACGGAAAACTCACCCTGCTGGAACCCGCGCCTGATGTGGAGAAAGCAGAGGTGTTGGTGACTTTTTTAGAAGAGACAACACACTCTTTTCGAAAGAAAAAGCGGACACTGGGTGGTCTAAAAAGTTTAGGGGGAAGCATTCCGGAAGATTTCAACGAACCGCTCGATGATCTTAAAGATTATGTGTGA
- a CDS encoding type II toxin-antitoxin system VapC family toxin has translation MRLIVDTQILIRLLLDESISDKVRTLLTDPDNDVLIPHICLFEIVIKQKIGKLPKLSWPTLIIVQQLLRDGFALLPVNVEHIAAYDQIPLFTDHRDPFDRLLIATALAENIPIISADKNFKLYTAQIALIET, from the coding sequence ATGAGGTTAATCGTTGATACACAAATCCTGATCAGGTTATTGCTTGATGAATCAATTAGCGATAAAGTTCGTACCCTGCTGACCGATCCTGATAATGACGTTTTGATTCCCCATATTTGTCTCTTTGAAATAGTCATCAAGCAGAAAATTGGCAAGCTTCCTAAACTCTCGTGGCCGACTCTTATTATTGTGCAACAACTCTTGCGGGATGGTTTCGCATTATTGCCGGTGAATGTAGAGCATATAGCCGCCTACGATCAGATTCCACTTTTTACCGACCACCGTGACCCTTTCGACAGGCTACTCATCGCTACGGCTCTTGCCGAAAATATTCCCATCATTTCGGCTGACAAAAATTTCAAACTCTACACTGCTCAGATTGCACTAATAGAAACGTAA
- a CDS encoding aminotransferase class IV family protein: MNLPTPCFETICVQQRQFSDLMPYHQARLNRTRRELYGIAEPLNLRDILEIPDTVDAGKHKCRVTYGPDIVNIEWERYLPRSISRLQLVEDNTIEYAYKYKNRDHLNQLHAQRGDCDDVLIVKNGLITDTSYANVALFDGSSWYTPKVPLLPGTQRARLLDERVLIPREIRVDDLSRYSEVKLFNAMVSWEEGAQLAVEKTIR, encoded by the coding sequence ATGAACCTACCTACCCCGTGCTTCGAGACGATTTGCGTGCAGCAGCGCCAGTTCAGTGATTTAATGCCCTACCACCAGGCGCGCCTCAACCGCACCCGGCGGGAATTGTACGGTATCGCCGAGCCACTGAATTTGCGCGATATTCTCGAAATCCCAGATACAGTGGATGCAGGAAAACACAAATGCCGCGTAACCTACGGACCGGATATCGTAAACATTGAATGGGAAAGGTATTTGCCGCGTTCAATCAGCCGCTTGCAATTGGTGGAGGATAATACCATCGAGTACGCCTATAAATACAAAAACCGTGACCACCTGAATCAGCTCCACGCCCAACGCGGCGACTGCGACGATGTACTGATTGTCAAAAATGGCCTGATCACCGACACCTCCTACGCCAACGTCGCTTTGTTCGATGGCTCGTCCTGGTACACACCCAAGGTACCCCTCCTTCCTGGTACGCAGCGAGCCCGTTTGCTGGATGAAAGGGTACTTATTCCGAGGGAAATCAGGGTAGATGATCTATCTCGGTACAGCGAAGTGAAGTTGTTTAATGCGATGGTAAGTTGGGAAGAAGGAGCGCAGTTAGCAGTAGAGAAAACGATCAGGTAG
- a CDS encoding aminodeoxychorismate synthase component I gives MSDSILHPNDLFVKCLNDWGRKGTPFVFLIDFLGKEPRAWRLNEADPAELRFDLNGITNEAPLVSSSEVPPYYFHKNPISLDQYRSRFEQVVKNIQRGNSFLVNLSAPTPIETNLSLSEIYQHSRAPYRFWLRDRFVCFSPEIFVRIQKNRIASFPMKGTISAEVPQAERIILVDAKEAAEHATIVDLIRNDLSRVADKVWVERYRYLDRIATNQGTLLQVSSEIAGLLPDDFAGAYGDLLLKLLPAGSISGAPKPATLKIIREAEGYERGYYTGVMGAFDGEVFESAVMIRYIEQQRDGLVFKSGGGITARSRTETEYQEMIDKVYLPFAHEPTYPVLRDDLRAAAPVQ, from the coding sequence TTGTCTGATTCTATATTACATCCAAACGATCTGTTTGTAAAGTGTCTCAACGACTGGGGGCGCAAGGGTACCCCGTTTGTGTTTCTGATCGATTTTTTGGGAAAAGAGCCCCGCGCTTGGCGGCTGAATGAAGCCGACCCGGCGGAACTTCGCTTCGACCTGAATGGCATTACTAATGAGGCACCCCTCGTTTCTTCATCAGAGGTACCCCCTTATTATTTTCACAAAAATCCCATATCGCTGGACCAATATCGCTCACGCTTTGAGCAGGTAGTGAAGAACATTCAACGGGGCAATTCCTTTTTGGTCAACCTGTCGGCACCTACCCCCATCGAAACCAACCTCTCGCTTTCCGAAATTTACCAACATAGCCGCGCGCCGTACCGTTTTTGGCTGCGGGATCGGTTCGTGTGTTTTTCGCCCGAGATTTTTGTCCGGATTCAGAAAAACCGTATTGCATCTTTTCCGATGAAGGGTACCATTTCGGCGGAGGTACCCCAGGCGGAGCGCATCATTCTGGTCGATGCTAAGGAAGCCGCTGAGCACGCCACCATTGTGGATCTGATTCGGAACGACCTGAGCCGCGTTGCCGATAAAGTGTGGGTGGAGCGCTACAGGTACCTCGATCGCATTGCCACCAATCAGGGTACCCTATTACAAGTCAGCTCAGAAATTGCGGGACTATTGCCCGACGATTTTGCCGGCGCTTACGGTGATTTACTGCTAAAACTCCTGCCGGCCGGTTCCATCAGCGGCGCGCCCAAACCTGCTACGCTGAAAATAATCCGGGAAGCCGAAGGCTACGAACGCGGCTACTATACGGGCGTCATGGGCGCTTTCGATGGTGAGGTTTTTGAAAGTGCGGTTATGATTCGATACATCGAGCAGCAACGCGACGGGCTTGTCTTTAAAAGTGGCGGCGGCATCACCGCCCGCAGCCGGACCGAAACCGAATACCAGGAAATGATCGATAAAGTGTACCTACCCTTCGCACATGAACCTACCTACCCCGTGCTTCGAGACGATTTGCGTGCAGCAGCGCCAGTTCAGTGA
- a CDS encoding YpdA family putative bacillithiol disulfide reductase codes for MHLHDVIIIGGGPCGLAMGIEAAKSGLDHLILEKGSVTESIRRYPKRMRFFSTAENIEIGGIPFPISGVKANRDEALQYYRKVAGYYHLNFKLFVEVDRAEKQDDGTFFVYTTTGETFHAKNVVLATGYFDIPRLLNIPGEDLPHVSHYYDEPFRYSYTNVVIVGGSNSAVEAALELYRHDVNITIVHKEEDFRRTVKYWLVPDVKNRVKEGKINTRFNSIAKAIEADRILIENTVTGEQEWLPANFVFLLVGYIPDEHLLHRCGVELDPASKVPVYDRETFETNVPGLYLCGTVMAGVFTEKVFIENGRDHAAAIADHLSGREVRVVKELIERI; via the coding sequence ATGCACCTACACGACGTAATTATCATCGGTGGCGGGCCCTGCGGCCTGGCGATGGGAATAGAAGCTGCCAAAAGCGGACTGGATCATCTGATTCTGGAAAAAGGCAGCGTCACCGAGTCCATCCGGCGCTATCCGAAACGGATGCGTTTTTTCTCCACCGCCGAGAATATCGAAATCGGTGGTATCCCCTTCCCTATTTCGGGCGTGAAGGCCAACCGCGACGAGGCCCTGCAGTACTATCGCAAGGTGGCCGGCTACTATCACCTCAATTTTAAATTGTTTGTAGAAGTAGATCGAGCAGAGAAACAGGACGATGGTACTTTTTTCGTGTACACGACCACCGGCGAAACTTTTCACGCCAAAAACGTCGTACTGGCCACAGGCTATTTCGACATACCCCGGCTGCTGAATATTCCGGGTGAAGACCTGCCGCACGTGTCGCATTATTATGATGAGCCTTTCCGGTATTCTTACACGAATGTGGTGATTGTGGGCGGCTCCAATTCGGCCGTCGAGGCGGCTTTGGAACTCTACCGCCACGATGTGAATATTACGATTGTCCACAAAGAAGAGGACTTCCGCCGGACGGTCAAGTACTGGTTGGTACCCGATGTGAAAAACCGGGTAAAAGAAGGCAAGATCAATACCCGTTTCAACAGCATCGCCAAAGCCATCGAAGCCGATCGGATTTTAATCGAAAACACCGTGACGGGTGAGCAGGAGTGGCTACCCGCCAATTTTGTTTTTCTGCTGGTAGGGTACATTCCCGACGAACACCTGCTGCACCGCTGCGGCGTGGAACTCGACCCGGCAAGCAAGGTACCTGTGTACGACCGCGAAACCTTCGAAACCAACGTGCCCGGCCTGTACTTATGCGGTACCGTAATGGCGGGCGTATTTACCGAAAAAGTATTTATCGAAAATGGCCGCGACCACGCCGCCGCCATCGCCGACCACCTCTCAGGCCGCGAAGTACGGGTGGTGAAGGAGTTGATTGAACGGATTTAG
- a CDS encoding type II toxin-antitoxin system HicA family toxin, whose amino-acid sequence MNQSPKNLIRVMESKGWIVKRISGSHHILYHPERKQTMPIPVHGNKDIPSGLFKAILKKTDTNSNEL is encoded by the coding sequence ATGAATCAATCTCCCAAAAACTTGATTAGGGTCATGGAATCAAAAGGGTGGATAGTAAAGAGGATTAGCGGTAGTCACCATATCTTGTACCATCCCGAAAGGAAGCAAACAATGCCAATTCCGGTACATGGCAATAAAGATATTCCGAGTGGCCTTTTTAAGGCCATTCTCAAAAAAACAGATACAAATTCGAATGAATTATAG
- a CDS encoding type II toxin-antitoxin system HicB family antitoxin — protein MADRTYRVVINKDEDGTYVAEIPTLRHCVSYGSTMEEAMQNIREALEGVLLVMEEEGLPIPDDNNVVEYSINVPASLFSRSASDFATS, from the coding sequence ATGGCTGATCGAACTTACAGGGTTGTTATCAATAAAGATGAAGATGGAACCTATGTCGCTGAGATTCCTACGCTGAGACACTGTGTTTCTTATGGCTCTACTATGGAAGAAGCGATGCAAAACATTCGAGAGGCATTAGAGGGGGTTTTACTTGTCATGGAAGAAGAAGGCTTACCAATTCCTGATGATAACAATGTCGTTGAATACTCTATTAACGTACCTGCTTCATTATTCTCTCGCTCAGCTTCTGACTTTGCTACCTCCTGA
- a CDS encoding WD40/YVTN/BNR-like repeat-containing protein — MRLSIHSGWILCGLLCITHATFAQWKVLKLDTQANFRAVHAPQPNVCWIGGSGGTVLRTTDGGEVWDIMKVPQADSLDFRGIYGFDRETAVAMSAGVAEEGKARIYRTEDGGDSWQLVYQTTQKGVFLDGISFWNNKEGISFGDPIEGHFFILTTDDGGRTWQELPLENRPVAQEKEAAFAASNSSLLTVGNHQAFIGTGGAPMARVLRSEDNGRTWQASETSLPAGPTSGIFGLQFWSNKHGVAVGGDYKDVDKKSANVLLTRDGGATWQLTDSMVPPGLKEAVGLYHSQFVKYAGGQRPTRHRYRLVAVGASGSGYSTDFGKSWSLLGKEPFHATSFAGPTGYAVGGKGLIGKLEKFPKKRKKR; from the coding sequence ATGCGCTTATCAATTCACTCAGGTTGGATACTTTGCGGCTTACTGTGCATTACGCACGCAACTTTTGCCCAGTGGAAAGTCCTGAAACTCGACACTCAGGCCAATTTCCGGGCCGTACACGCGCCCCAGCCCAACGTGTGCTGGATCGGGGGCAGCGGCGGTACCGTCCTGCGCACCACCGATGGCGGCGAGGTATGGGATATCATGAAGGTACCCCAAGCCGATTCGTTGGATTTTCGGGGTATCTACGGCTTCGACCGCGAAACGGCCGTAGCCATGAGCGCGGGCGTAGCCGAGGAGGGCAAGGCGCGTATCTATCGCACCGAAGATGGTGGCGACTCTTGGCAGTTAGTTTATCAGACAACGCAGAAAGGCGTTTTTCTGGACGGTATTTCTTTCTGGAACAATAAGGAAGGCATCAGTTTCGGTGACCCGATTGAGGGGCATTTTTTTATCCTAACCACCGACGACGGTGGCCGTACCTGGCAGGAGCTTCCGTTGGAAAACCGTCCCGTAGCTCAGGAAAAGGAAGCGGCCTTTGCGGCCAGTAATAGTTCGTTGCTTACGGTTGGGAACCATCAAGCCTTCATCGGAACGGGCGGGGCTCCGATGGCTCGGGTACTGCGCTCCGAGGATAACGGACGTACCTGGCAGGCTTCGGAAACTTCCTTGCCGGCTGGTCCGACGAGTGGAATATTTGGTTTGCAGTTCTGGTCCAACAAGCATGGTGTTGCCGTGGGAGGCGATTATAAGGATGTAGATAAAAAATCGGCCAACGTGCTGCTAACCCGCGACGGCGGCGCAACCTGGCAACTTACTGACAGTATGGTACCTCCCGGCCTGAAAGAAGCTGTGGGGTTGTATCATTCGCAGTTTGTGAAATATGCCGGCGGGCAGCGCCCTACTCGGCATCGCTACCGGCTCGTGGCCGTGGGGGCCTCCGGCAGCGGCTACTCCACGGATTTTGGCAAAAGCTGGTCGCTGCTTGGCAAAGAACCCTTCCACGCTACCAGCTTCGCCGGGCCCACCGGCTACGCCGTAGGTGGCAAGGGATTAATCGGGAAATTGGAGAAATTCCCTAAAAAGCGGAAGAAGCGATAG